AAGTCAGAAAGGAAATTGTCTATGAAAGCCTTGGCACAGCCTAGCCCCTTAGTCCCCTGCCATCAGGGTCCCCCATGTACCTTCCTGACCATGTTTAAATgctctcacaggaaaaaatgtaTGCAAAGAAGTTTTGTTGTTGTGTAATTGTGTGCTATTTCCTTATTATCTGAGCAAGTTCTCttgataaacaaaatgaaaggtcTGTACAACATGATCTCTAAAGGCTTGTCTGTTATAGTGGGGGACCTAAAGGTATTGTCATAGCTTAAAATCATGCATGGAATTTTACAGAATAAATGAGGCatcaaatttctttccttttgttataGCATCTGGTTATTTTGTACTGATCAGTAGTGTTAGATGAATTTTTGACAACATAAAATTaggaaggaaagacagacaccagtgactcactcctgtaaatcctagctacaaaGGAGGTGGAGATTCAAAgttttttatgtgatgggtttttttgggatagggtcttgagaactatttgcccaggctggcttccaactgtggtcctcctgatctctgtctcctgagtagctaggagtgaGCCACAAGTACCTGGCTCATCCCAGCTATTGAGGGAGAACTGCAGTTCAGgggacctgggcaaaaagggagaccctatctcaaaaatacatagagcaaaaaggggtggatgtgtggttgaagtggtaaagcacctgcatagcaagtgtgaggccctgagttcaaaccccagtaccaaaaaaaaactaAGACAGAAATAATTACTTAATAAAGTTCTCTTTGGAAGGAAGACAAAACCATTTGGAGTAGATAGGATGAGAACCCCTGATGAATGACTGACAATTCATCAGTCATTCATCATTAGAGGCTAGTCGGCTTTAGTAGGCATGGACTTCTTTCTTGGAATGGATGGTAAGCTACCATCCTCCTTGGCCTAGTCCTATCCATGATGTTCTAATAGCCTGGCTTTTTAACCCAAAACCCCTGTAAGTGGGAAACATCTATGGGAGGGGATGGAACTAAGCAGTATCTGAAGAAAGGCTAGTTCCTACCATGTGTTTTTGAAGATAACTGATATGCCCCATCTTCAGCCTCTGACAGGGGCTAGCTGTTTTGGTGGTAAAGACCATAGGAAGTCCTAAATATAGCCAGGGGCAGGAGGCTGACTGGGTGGGAAAGCAGGGACATTGTGTTCAACCAGGGAAGGGCAATAGAGTGACATCAGGCTGCTCTTGAGGTATCTGAGCCTACAGCCCAGGCAGCAACAAAGTATTCCAAGCACTCCTGAGTATGTGCCCAGAGCTGACACTGAGGGGTACAGAATGCAGTCCAAGTCAGGATGGGGTAAAGCAGGATGACATGCAAGGAGCTGGAATGACGATTGGGTTTCCTGTCTTTCCAAGGGGCAGCCCAAGAGGCTTGGTCTGTCAAATGAGGTGATAACAACACCTACACATAGAGATGTTACAAGGATCAGATGAGAAAAACACCACTAATATTAGATCAGTTCCCAGGGGTCCTGGAAGTGCCTCCTTCTTTTCCTGTTCTGGTAGAATGCAGGTGCTGGAACCTTCTCTTTCACGGGTGGATGGGAGTGGGAGAGACAGGTCCCATCCCAGGGGAATGTCTACCATATTTAAGGCAGCCCATGTGCCTATGGGCTTAGCTGAAAGGTCCTCATTTCTGCAAGTTCTTACAACCTATTTATAGAGTGTAGATGCCAAGAGAAGCTTCCCATCCAGGAACACTCGTGATTTCCTCCTTATCTTCCTTCCTCTAAAGCTGAATTAGTCTGCCCCTTTGAGGAAGGACACAAGCTGGGAGAGAGGTCGAGAACCCATCCATCACTACCCAAAAAATCACTACTAGAGATGGTCTGCCACTGTACGGCTGGGACTATCAGGGAAGCCAGAGGGACATGGCCTCTGATACaaggagaaggaaacaaaaaattcagtgattagaaaaagaatatttcaagggctgaggatgtagttcaatgttagagctcttgcctagcatgtataaggccctgggttaaattcCCAGCAcatccaaaaattttttttcattacaatattttttaaaaatcaaaatcaacacacacacacactccataatGAACAGTTTTAAACCAAGAAAGTATGTAACAGGATCCTGAGGTCATATTATAGCCTGAGGCAAAAGTGAATGTGTACCCCCATATACACACTAAAAAAATTGGGatggagctggtggaatggcttaagtggtagagcgccttacctagcaagtatgaggcctgagttcaaaccccagtacttcctcCCAAAAAATTGGGGGGACCAGaggaatggctgaagtgataaggcacctgctttgtaagcacgaagccctgagttcaaactccagaactataaaaaataaatttgtttcctACAAGTAGAGttggaaaaaatgttttaatagttTGCTTCCACTGAAGCCaggaaagtaaaattataataaattatgttttagtatacataaaatatttaaacctaAAAATAATGCTGTGAGTTTTTATACACCCATATTGTAATGTATTTTTTTTGGCTCCGTTAATGTTCTTGTGAGGTGGGAAGTCACTTAGTTAGAGCTTCTCCTTTCAGGAAGGTAGATGTATTGTCTCTGGCCATTATGTAGAACAGATATAAGAAGACtctgaaaatgtggtatctatacacaatggaattttatgcagccatgaagaagaatgaaatgttatcattcactggtaaatggatggaattggagaacatcattctgagtgaggttagcctggcccaaaagaccaaaaatcgtatgttctccctcatatgtggacattagatcaagggcaaacacaacaatgggattggactttgagcacattataaaagcgagagcacacaagggaggggtgaggataggtaagacacctaaaaaactagctagcatttgttgcccttaacgcagagaaactaaagcagataccttaaaagcaactgaggccaataggaaaaggggaccaggaactagagaaaaggttagatcaaaaagaattaacctagaaggtaacacacacgcacaggaaatcaatgtgagtcaatgccctgtatagctatccttatctcaaccagcaaaaactcttgttccttcttcttattgcttatactctctcttcaacaaaattagaaataagggcaaaatagtttctgctgggtattgagggggtgggggggagagggagggggcggagtgggtggtaagggagggggtgggggcaggggggagaaatgacccaagcattgtatgcacatatgaataataaaagaaaaaaaaaaaagaagactctgAAAGGCAGAGAAGAAAAACCAACTAAGCTGCAAGGAACAACACAGTGGTGAGTTCCCTGCCCAGACTCGGAGCTGAAGGCAGCAACCATAAAATAGCACTGGGCACAGGCAAGAAAAGTCCCAACAAAAGCCAGTTCTCTCTAGCCAAAGGCCAGGAAAGGGGCAGTCTGGCAAGTTGAAACACAACGACTCTCCAGCCAGAAACGATGGAGTGAACAGTGGCCCCATGCCTACCCAGGCCAGGAAAGGCTGAATAAGGAAGCCTGAACTCTACCACACCTGCCCTGACTCCAAGCTGGATGGTGTCAGAGGAGGTCTAGTGGAGGAGAGTCAGGACTTTTTTTGTTACTGCTCACCATTAAGGAGGCCATCAGAGTCTACCCCAGTCCTGCCCACCCCCACAGACGCACAGGTGATGTCAATGGAGACACATGGGGAGCAGTAAAGGAGGCACCCTACTCCTCCAGCCAGGGAGATATCAGAAGCCCAGCACACAGCCTAGTGCAGAGGTATAACTTTTTGTCAGGGAGGGGTGCTGGATAAACTAGATAAGCACTATACCTGTgagttattttttttgtttgtttctttgtttttttaagactaggtctcactatgtagcccaggctggcctggaactctcaatcctcctgtgtAAGGCTCCCAAGTACTGGGTTTCTGACAGGTGTGTGGCACTATGGCTGGCATCTACCCCTCCGCCTGAGaggtgtaattttttttaactctcacAGAAGACAACTCCAGGCCTAATTAGTTTCAACTGGAGAATtctacaaaaatgtttaaataagatTTAATACTAGTTCTATAAGTctcttccagaaaacagaaaagaaggaagctattattaccctgataccaaaaccagactaAGGGtgtgtataaaaagaaaaaaaatgaaaactacagacCACTATTCCTcatgaatataaacacaaaaatccttaacaggcctgggggcatggctcaagtgatagagcacttgcctagcaagctagaggtcctgagttcaaacaccaataccaccaaaaagtaaaaaatgtaccactaaaaatccttaacaaaatattagcaaatgaaattcagcaacatatcaaaaGAATTATATAACAAGACTAAGTGAGGTTCATTCCAAGGAAGAAAATCTGtgtcaaatatttgaaattaacTGCTTTAtatcaattaattaaaaaagaaacactcaCACGACCTTGTCAATCACTGCAGAAAAACACCATATGAAATTCAGCACCCATTCACGAGCGTAAACAACttttagaaaactaggaatagagggtaATATTCTcaacttgataaaaaaaaaaaaaagcacctacaAACCCCAGAGGTAATgttatacttaatgatgaaaggCTGATACTTTAACTTAAGAGCAGGAACCAAcaatcttattcaacatagtgcagGAAGTTGTAGTCAacacaataaggcaagaaaaggaaataaaagacatatagaagagaaaggaaagaattaaCTGTCCTTATTTATAGATGAATAAGTTATATGATTATTTATATGGAAAATCCCaaggaattagaaaaaagaaaaccaaaaaaaaaaaaaaaattccagtatcCTACAGGTTACTGAATTAACATGCAAAAATTATGTTTCTAAATACTAGCAATGAACACATAGATAATTAAAGTACCATTTTCAGTTGCATAAAAACATGAACTACTTAGGTACACAATTCTCAAAGCATGTACAAACTTCTTTACTTGAAACTACAAAATGCTGAAAAAATCGAGAAGGTTTAACTACGTAGAGAGATACACCATGAATTGGAAGGAATGGAGGACAGTGTAGTGAAGACATCAACCATGCTATCTGGTAaacaggttcaatgccagtccTACTCAAATCCTACCAAGATTGTTTTTGTAGATATAGACAGAATTATGATAAAATGTTTATGGAAAGGCAAAAGAATTAGACTAGCTAAAAtaactttttgagaaaaaaaaaaaagaagagagtggGAAGACTCGGTCTACTATAAGACTTATTTTAACACTTATTATATAGCCATAACAAGTGAGTCTGTGTGGTATTGTGGAGGGATAGACACACAGATCAATGGAAAGAATAGAGAATTCAGAAATAGATCCACACAAATATGAcccactgatttttgacaaaggtacaaaagcaattcaatggaggaaaggaagctttttcaacaaatggtgctggaacaagcGGATATTCatagacaaaagagaaagaaagaaaaacttgacCTAAGTCTCACACttcatacaaaaattaactcaaaatgggtcacaAACTTGtagaatgtaaaatgataaaactttgaagaaacaAAATAGTTACAATCTAGtgcaaaaaaagaattcttagacTTGACACTAAAAGCATGATTCATTAAAGACTATAGATAAATTGAGCCGGGTCATGGTGGCctacgcctgtaatcttagctacttaggaagcgGAGATTAggtggattgcagtttgaagccagcctgggcaaatagttccagaggcCCTATCTTgcaaacacccaacacaaaaaaaggactggtggaatggctcaaatggtagagctcctgcctagcaagtgtgaggccctgagttcaagttccaataccattaaaaaaaaagaatactgataattttttttcttggtttaaaaaaaaaaacctgtaaagagaaaacacaagctgggagaaaatgtttacaaTTCACAAATCACATAGCCAACAAAGGACTAGTTATCTACAAGACATAAAGAACTTTCAAggaggagggggaatgaaggagaattgtAGAGggggaaattcaagtatgatacgttgtaagaacttttgtacatgccacaatgtacccccacccagtacaacaacaacaaaagaaatttcaaaactcaacagcaaaaaacccaaccaacgaaccaaaaaaaaaaagagaaagaaggaatagaaaaaaatttgtaaatggGCAACGGAAGGGCTGAGGTTGGCGCTCCGTGGTACAGCACACATTTGATATGTGTGTAGccctaggttcgatccccagcaccagaaagaaaaagtgaaatgagAAAGAGACATAAACAGACATTTGAGTGACGAAGACATGACAAATAAGGACGTCAGAAAAGTGCACAATGAGATGAAAAACCACAATGGGATGTTTCTGTAGAAGACCAGCTAAAATGAAACatccaaatgctggtgaggatgcagagaaactggATCACACGTACATTTACATTAGTGTAAACATAAAATGGCAtagtcactctggaaaacagttctttttttttttgtggtactgaggtttgaactcagagcctacaacttgagccactctatcagcccttttttgtgatgggtgtttccaagatagggtcttgtgaactacttgcccaggctggcttcaaactgaaattttcctgatctctgcctcctgagtaggtaggattacaggcgtgagccactggttccagggctttttttttttttttttttttttgagacagggtccctctCAGGTTGGCTTCACACtctatcttcttgcctcagcctcctgagtgttgggattacaggcatgaaccactatgcctggctatgcagttacttaaaaaactaaacatgcaaCCTTCATACAACCCATCAATTTCACTGTTGTATACTTATCCCAGAAAATGGAAACTTACagtcacacaaaaacctgtacacaggtttaaaaaaaatttttttaaagagcagtTTTTAATAGACAAAGACTTGAAACAACCCAGCTCCTTTTCAATGGTGAATGGTTAAACAGGCTGCAATTCAGTCATACCATGAAATACTTATCAATAAAAAGGAATACCTATTGATATGTGTAACATCCTGGATGAATCTCCAGAGTACTAGGTCAAGTGAAAGAAGCAATCCCCCAAAGTTATAGAGTATATGCTTCTTCTATATGGTATAGTTTGGActgacaaaattataaaaatggtgAACATATTTGGGTTATCAGGAGTTGAGGAGGATGGGAGCTGTACTGAGTGGGTGTGGTGTAAGAGTGTCACATGAGGGATTCTTGTGCTGACAGCAATATTCTGTATTTGTGTATGTCAATATCCCATATTCTATCCAACATGGTGAAGTTATTCTACAGATCTGTAAGAAATTACCGTTGGGAGAAAGTAGTATATGGCATCTCTCCATATTACTTCTTGCAACTGCATATGAATCTACAATTATCTCAAGACACAAAGCTTATCTTAAAGTGTATAAAAAGTTgtacaagccaggtgctggtggctcatgctataatcctagctattcaggaggcagagatcaggaagatggaggtttgaagccagcctggcaaatagttcccaagatcctatcttgaaaacacccgacacaaaacaggactggcagagtccttaggtacagcacctgcctaaggctttgagctcaaactccagtaccacaaaaaaaaaaaaaaaaaaaaaaagttgtacgTAGTAGCACATGGACTCAGCTACTCAAGACTCAGGACTAAGGCAGGAAGACCACTTGTGTCCAGGAATTTAAGGGCAGCCTGCATAATGtaatgagactgtctcaaaaataagtaacattGCTGGGCACCggaggctcatgtctgtaatcctagctgctcaggaggcagcgatcaggaggatcgtggttcaaagccagccctggcaaatacttTGTAAGACTCTATcctgaaaaaaaccatcacaaaaaaagggttagtagagtggcttaaggtgaagatcctgagttcaagccccagtaccgcaaaataaataaatagacataaAATAGCTGAatgatgatgcacacctgtaatcccagaatttaggaTGTTGTGGTAAGAatattgcaagtttgaggccagcctgggctacatagcaagatcttgtctcagaGCAAACATATCTATATAGgtacacatttttctttctgtttgcctGAGACTTCAAGATGGCTTTGATGTTGACAAGCTTGGTCTTAAATTCTTCTTGACTTACACAATTCTGTACTACAGAATTGGGACACATAGTCTGACTACAGGACAGATTATTTGAACACAAGACTCTCCTGGAAAATGTGGACTCTGAACCTCCATCAGCCCCCCAAACTCCCCTTTAACTGCTCTGAATCATTCTGATTTTCGGTCTTTGGTTCCAGGCAGTGCATCTCTAAGAATGGTCCCAAGATTACTGATTTCACAGTCACTCAGGATGCTTGTTTCATAGTACATTAGCCCTCATGGGAATTCTAATGAACACTGAGCTCAAGAACTGAAGGGGCTCAACTCATCTGCAGCCAGGATTTTCTAGGGAGGCTTTTATAAGGAGTTCCCATACTGGGATGTTCTCTAAAAGGACTTTCTGAAAGGGAAGGAACTGAGCTGGATCCCTGTGTCAGCCCTGGCACCTATTCCAATGAGGACACAGAGGCCCCTTCCCTATGTCCTTGACTGGCAGCTCACCGCAACATTGGGCTCGATGAGACGGTGCTGTAGCTTCTGAGCGTCTTCCCATTGCCCCGTGAGGCAGAGGCGCTCCAGCTGGCACACCTGGGCCCCCAGGACATTGGCTAAGGCACATATGCCCCCCACAGCACCTGCCCCAAGCAAGATAAAGAACATTAGTTGAGCTGCTTCCCACAGAGAATCCCAAACTCTGCTCCCCAGACTTCATTCTGGGGACATAAATATGGGTTTCTATGCCACCAGGGGCCACATCACAGTGCTCTGTGAGTCCACAGGACGCATTGCCAGGGAGAAAAGCTGCCTGCATATTCAAAAGATAATCCTGCAGCCCAGTAGCTGCTCAGAGCTGTGAAGGACAGCTCCTTCCCTGCACCCTCCTCCAGGAGCCAGGTCCCACCTGTCCTTGACCCCTTCAGTGACATCTGAACAGCCTCTTGGCTCATCAGCCCTGGAAGGGCAGGAGTGGATGAGAGCCGTGGTGAAATCAACCTGGGGCCCCAGTGGGGGTTGAGGTAGCTGAGTGAAAAGAGATCTGGGCCCATGGTCAGAAGACTGGGTGTGTCCTCCATTGGCCGCATGATCTCAGACATGCTGCAGATCCTCTCTCATCCCCTTTCTTCTCATCTGGGAGATGAAAGTGGATTGACTGTGTTTTCAGCCCCACACCTCTGCCAGCCTTCGATTCTAAGGCAAGTCAGGAGTGATCCTAAGCACAGTGGCCTCAAGACTGGAGAGAGAGGAGACAATTTGGAATAAGCTGACGCCAGTGCCATTTATAAAACACCAACTATGTTTTGCTTTGAAGAGTAGAAACTCAGACCCAGACAGGTTAAGTGCCTGGCCCTCAGTCTCAGTAGACACCAGAGCTGAGATTCCAGTTTGGATGCCTCCACTCTTGAGTCCTTGCTCTTTCCATCTATACCCTGAGAAAGGAGGTGGAAATgtgtcccctcttccttccctacACTTCAGAGCTTGTGACATGGCAAAGAGGAGATGTGTAAGAACCTTGACAAGTTCAAATCCACAGAGCCCTGAGGGAATATAGTGCGGTCCCCTGCAGTAGTGGAAAAGCCACTAAAATCTGAACTCCCAGGGCTTCGGGTGAAGGGAGCAGATGCTGCCCTTCCCCACCCCGCTCCAGGGCCCATCTGAACCCAAGGACCTTGACCCTCAACAAACAAAAGCAGTTGGTCTAAGTGGCATTCCTAGGATTCTGGACTAGAAAAGAATCTGCCCAGGCAGATACAGGTCCCTGGTCCGACCCTGCAGTTCTGACAATTCATTCTGGCCTTGGGGAAAGGGGGCAGGAAAAGGACTCCTGGCCTGGAGGGGAGGCCCAGATCTCTGCCCTCAAAGAATTATTTACAAGGTGAGATTAAGGGAGCTATATTTGTCATCTAAGCTGGGAACTTGGGCCAGGGGTTATACACAGTCACCTTCCTTCATTCAACAAGGTCACTCACAAGCACCCGGGGTTCAGATGAGCAAGCAGGGTGGCTGCCAGGTTTCTGGCAAGTCAACCTCTGCAGACCTAGTCTTGAGCCTCTCGGTCTCTCCCAACAGACCAAGCTGCCAGGTGACAGTTTGAGAGCTGCAAGGAGCCTACCTACAGCATAGCTGGCCAGCAGGAAGCCAACGGATCCAGCCAACACCTGGAAATCCTGCTTCCTGGTCTTGTGAACAATCAGCCCAATCCTGGTCACCTGCAACAGCAAACTCTGAGTAATACCCAGAGCCTCAGCCACCAGCCTGGAAAAGCTTAACAAGTGCTACCAAATGACAGCCCAGTTCCCAGAAAGATGTCCTCAAGTTCAGACAGAGTCCCCAAAGAGCCCACCAGAAAGAGAGAACCCAAGCAGAAGCCCGGGTCTCAGAGCTGCCCAGAAGTTAGTAGTTAGCATGCTAGAACTGGAGGAGAAGGGGGCCCAGCCTGGGAGCTGCTGCTACTTACGTCACCACCGCTGTCCTTCATGCCCACAATATTCGGGTGCTGGGAAAGTGTGACCACCGCATCCACAGGCAGGTCCAACCCCGTGTTGGCTGGGACACTATAGAGCACCACGGGGATTGGAGAGAGGTCAGCAACCTGAGGGGTACagagaaaagggggagagggCAGTCACCCCAGGTCCTCAGAGCTTAAGGCTTGCCCCCAGAAGGTCCTGGCCTGCATCTCTGCAGGGCTACCTTCTGAACTGAGCAGCAATGCTGGGACATACCTACTGAGTGCTTTATGTATACCAGGCTCAGCTCAAAACCCTTTGTGTTCCAGACCTCATTAATCAGCCCTGAACAACTCcagcattcctcccttttttttttgcttttttagtggtcctgggatttgaattcaggacttcacatgTGCAAGGGAgaagctctaccacctgagccactcaaccagcttTTCCTACCATTTTTGAGAGGAAACGGTGACACAGAGTGGTTAGGTAAGTTGCCTGATGTCACATAGATGTACATGGTAGCATTCTACCCATATCCCATAGCGCCCATTCACACGAAGTAGGCTCACCACTCCTCTTCCAGTTTCTCTGTGTTCTCTCCCCAAACAAAGCCTCTGCTCCAGCCAGCTCTTCTTGGCCTCAGGCCTCCCCCTTGCACCCACCTTGGTATAGTGATGAATGAGAGCAGCACTGTCCATGCGGCCACGATAGTAGGAAGGGGTCACGACCATGGCAGCATCAGCTCCGACCTGTGCCATGCTGACAGTCATCTCTACAGTAGCTTGAGTGGCtacaggagggagggggaggacagaGCAGGAGGAAGAAGGCCTGGGTCAACAGACTGGGGCAAGCAAAGGGGTCTCAGCATGTCCCAGAAAAGGTAGAATGAGTAAACAGAACCCAATGCCAGGGCCAAGGACCCCACAGCGCAGCCACCCCAGGGCTTGGAGCACTATGGTCTCACACTCGCAGCCGGAGCCAGCTAGCAGGAGTCTTTCCTTGGACATGACCTGGCGCACACGGCTCACCACCTCCAGGCGCTCGATGCTGGTCAGGAAGGGGAATTCGCCAGTGGAGCCCTGGACCACAAAGCCTGCAACAGAGCCACATCACAGCGACTGCTGCCTTCCCATCTTCTCAGGAAGCACCAGGACACTGGTGTCGAGTGCTCTCCAGGTTCCTGCCTCCCCAACACCCAGGCTTTCCACACCTGTCCTTGCCATCCCTGTGCTGATGCAGGTGTGATGGTGGTACACTCACCATGTGTACAACAGTGTtcctgttgcttttctttttaatgaaacatGTTAGCTGTACCAGGAAGAACTGCCACTAATAtaatccacccccacccccctgaACCCAGTGCTCAGAGATCCCTCCTGGATCATCTTGCGCCTCATCTTTCTGTCCCAACCCAGGTGTTTTTTGTTCTTCTCATTCGTGCCTTT
The sequence above is a segment of the Castor canadensis chromosome 7, mCasCan1.hap1v2, whole genome shotgun sequence genome. Coding sequences within it:
- the Hoga1 gene encoding 4-hydroxy-2-oxoglutarate aldolase, mitochondrial encodes the protein MLGPRIWASVRQGLDRALFRNMGSWTSGEGKKVDISGIYPPVTTPFTATKEVDYGKLEENLHKLGTFPFRGFVVQGSTGEFPFLTSIERLEVVSRVRQVMSKERLLLAGSGCESTQATVEMTVSMAQVGADAAMVVTPSYYRGRMDSAALIHHYTKVADLSPIPVVLYSVPANTGLDLPVDAVVTLSQHPNIVGMKDSGGDVTRIGLIVHKTRKQDFQVLAGSVGFLLASYAVGAVGGICALANVLGAQVCQLERLCLTGQWEDAQKLQHRLIEPNVAVTRRFGIPGLKKTMDWFGYYGGPCRAPLLELSPTEEEALRVDFSSNGWL